The following is a genomic window from Sandaracinaceae bacterium.
CGGTCGCGATCTTCCCGGCCGCGCGCCTGGACGACCGGGTCGTCAGCCACCCCGGCTCGACCTTCGGCGGGCCACTCGTGCTCAAGATCGGCGCCGCGGAGGAGGCCTTCGCGGTGCTGTCCGCCATTGGTGAGTTCTACCGAGGCGCGGGCGCGCGCCGGCTGGAGCTGAAGCTCTCGCCCGCACATCTCTGCGAGCAGCCGGACGAGCCCGAGCTGTCCGCCCTGTTCCGGCTCGGCGCCACCGTCGAGCGCATGGACCTTTGGTCGGTGCTGAGCCTGGACCGCGATCGGAAGCGGAAGGACCGGGCCAGCGCCAACCGCGCGGAGCGGCTCGGCGTGACGGTGGCGGTCGAGGACACGCCCGACGCGTACGCCGAGATGCACGCGCTGCTCTCGGACACCCTCCGCCGCCGATACGGCGCACGGCCGGTGCACGACCTCGAGCAGCTGCTCGATCTGCGGTGCCGGCTCGGCGGGGCGCAGTCGCTCTGGATCGCGCGCGCGCCGAGCGGCGCCGCGGTCGCCGCGTGCTGGCTGCTCCGGCACCGCGAGGGCGTCTTCCACACGCAGTACCTCGCCGCCTCGGAGGAGGGGCGGGAGCTGCGCGCGCTGGATCTCGTGATCGAGAGGGCGATCGTGTACGCCCAGGGGGAGGGCGCGCGCAGGTTCTCGTTCGGCGCCTCGACCGAAGAAGGGGGGCGGACGCTGAACGCCCCGCTCCACGGCTTCAAGTCGAAGTGGGGCGGCGGAGCGGTCGTGCAGCATCACTGTGCGTGGACCCTACCCGCGGTCTGAGCCATGGACGATTGACCTCGATCCTGCAACAGCGCGTCGTCGAGACGGCGCCGGGGGAGGTGGAGTCGCCCGCGCGGTGGCCGAGTGCGACGCGGCGAAGCGGGAGCTGAAGCGCACAAACGCCCGCCTCGCGGAGTCCAATCGGCGCAAGGACCGGTTCCTCGCCACCCTCGCCGATGAGCTGCGCAACCCGCTCTCGCCGCTCTCCTACGCAGGAGGTGCAGGGCGGTGTCCAGGCAGCGCGTCCTGGTGCCAAGTGTCGCCCTGCCGCGCTTGTTGTAGATCGGGACAGCGCGCCTAAGGTTGATCAGCGCTCGCCCGCCATGACCGATTCCCCCCAGCCCGGCGCTGAGCTCCCAGGAGCGCTCTTCGATGCGATGCCGCAGCTCGGCTGGGCGGCGGGCCCGGATGGGCGTGTCGAGCGGTGCAACGCTCGCTGGTGCGCCTACGTCGGCGCGACGGGCGAAGAGACGGCGGGTCCGGACTGGACGTCGATCGTAAGGTCCACAGAGCGGCCACGCGTCACCGAGTGCTGGAGGCGGTGCCTCGCCACGGGCGAGCCGCTCGACATGGAGGTCGAGCTGCGGCGATGCGACGGCGAGATGCGTTGGTTCCTGACCCGCGTCGAGCCGATGCGGGCGAGCGGAGGTGAGGTGGTTCGCTGGATCGGCACCCACACCGACGTCCACGACTCGACGCTGGCTCGAGCCGCGCTTCGGCGCGCGCACGAGGCAGAGAAGCGACGACACGAACGCCTTCGACGCCTGTTCGAGCAGGCCCCGCTACCCATCGCGCTCCACGAAGGTCCAGAGCACCGATACGTGCTCGCCAACCCGTGCGCGCGGGAGCTCGTGGGGGGACGCGATCTCGAAGGCAAGCCCCTCCTGGAGGCGCACCCGGAGCTGGTCGGGCAACCCATCGTGGGGGTGCTGGATGAGGTCCTCCGGACGGGGAGAGGCATCGAGCAGGCCGAGGCGCACCCCGTGTGGCTCCAGAGCCCCGAGGGCGAGCCCGAAGAGCGTTGGTTTCGTGCGTCCTGGGCGCCGGTGAGGGCGCCTTCGGGGGAGGTCGAGGGTGTGCTCGCCGTCGGCGTCGACCTGACCGAGCAGATGCGGCTCCGCCGTGAGCTGGTCGCGTCGGAGGCGCGTGCCGTCAGCGCAAACCAGGCCAAGGACGAGTTCTTGGCGATGCTGGGCCATGAGCTGCGGAACCCGCTGGCGCCGATTCGGACCGCGCTCGAGCTCATGGATCTACACCTGGGCGAGCACGAGCTGCGCCAGGAGCGCGACGTTGTCGAAAGACAGGTCGGTCATCTCGTGCGCATGGTCGACGACCTGCTCGACGTGGCTCGCATCGCGCGCGGCAAGCTGGTGCTTAAACGTGAGCCGCTCGATCTGGCGCGGGTTGTCGGGGAGGCCGTCGAGACGGCCAGCCCGCTCTTCGAGTCCAAGGGGCACCGCCTCACGGTCGACGTACCCTCCGGAGTCTTCGTCGTGGACGGCGACCCCGATCGGCTGTCGCAGGTGATGGCCAATCTGCTGATCAACGCCGCCAAGTACACCCGACCCGGGGGCGAGGTCCACGTCTCTGCGGAGACCAAGGGCGGCGCGGCGGAGGTATGTGTGCGCGATGACGGGCGCGGCCTGCCTCCGGAGCTGCTCGCGCGCCTCTTCTATCCGTTCGAGCAGAGCCCCCAGTCCATCGCGCGCTCGAACGGCGGGCTCGGGCTCGGGCTCGCCATCGCGCTGAACATCGTCGAGCAGCACGGCGGAACCCTGGTCGCCGAGAGCGACGGAGAAGGCCAGGGCAGCACCTTCACGGTGCGTCTCCCATTGATCGACGCCTCGACGCTGCGAGAGCACGAGCGGGCCCTGCGAGCACAGCGGCGGAGCGCGCAGGAGATGGCCACGGTCCGCCGTATCGGGCGAATTCTGCTCGTCGACGACAACGAAGACGCCGCGCAGCTCCTCGCTGCGCGCCTCACGAAGCGGGGCTACGAGGTGACCGTCGCGTATGATGGTGCGCGGGCGATGGAGGTCGTCGCGGGGTTCCAGCCGGATGTGTGCGTGCTCGACATCGGCCTTCCCGTCATGGACGGCTACGAGCTCGCGCACCGGCTCAGGGCCGAGCTCGATCCGACGCCGCGCTTCATCGCGCTGACGGGATACGGCCAGCGAGCCGACAAAGAGCGCGCTCGCGAAGCGGGCTTCGACCGCCACTTCACCAAGCCGGTCGGCTTTCAAGATCTCGTGGACGCGATCGACGAAGAAGGGTGAAGCACGTCAGTCGCGTTCCGACTCGGTGAGTGAGACGATGACTTCCCCCAGCCTGACGGGCTTCTGAAAGACGGGCACGTCGAGCGAGCGCGGCACCCGGGTCGCGTCCCCGGTGACCACCGCCACTCGGCGCCCCTCGCCGAGCAGCTGGCGGATGAACTCGTGGCTCGGCAGTCCCCCGATCTGGTAATCGGTGACGATCCAGTCGTACTCGTGCGACTTCAGGCGCTCGATGACCTCGGCGTGGTCGGCCGCCATGGCGATGTCGGCGCCGAGATCGTTCGCGACCATGCCGAACGCGTGGCGAAGGGTCGAGTCGTCTTCGAGCCAGAGGATGCGCAGGGTGCGCGCGGCGAGGGGGAGGGGACTGGTCATGTCGGACGACACTCGTGGTGGGGGTGAGCGGAGATGTGTGTGTTCAGAGGTGGAGCGCTCCACGAAGGAAGGCGGACAGGCCCTCGATGTCGAGCGGCTTCCGAAAGAAGCGGACCGCACCGAGCCGTCGAAGCAGGCTCCAGTCGTTGGCGCTAGCCCGGCCGCTGACCACGACGAAGGGGACGCCCTCGAGGCCCGGGCGCTGCCGGAGCGCCGCGACGACCTCGAGGCCGTTCATCCCCGGCATCTCGAGGTCCACGATCACCGCGTCGGGGGCACGGAGGGCGGCGGCCTCGAACGCCGCGTCGCCGCACGCCGCGGTTCGCACGCTGCATCGCAGCCGCTTGGTCAGCTGCACCGAGAGCAGCTCGAGCAACCCGACGTCGTCGTCCGCCACCAGCAGATCGGCGGGGCGGTTGGCGTCCCGCACGGCGCGGCGTAGCCCGTCGACGAAGGCGGACGCGCTTGCGGGCCGGTCCTCGGGCGACTTCTCGAGACCGTGCAGCACCGCCCGGTCGATCCGCCACGTGACGCTCGAGTGAGCGCGGCTCGGACGCGGCGGGCGCGCGACCGCCTGGAGCCGGAGCACCTCCTGGCTGTCGGGCGCGTCGAACGGCAGCGCCCCGGTGAGCATCTCGAACGCCATCACGGCCAGGGCGTAGACGTCCTCCCGCGGCAGCAGCTCGGCCTTCATCGGGGCGCCACGCGCGCGCTCTGGAGCGAGATACTCCGGCGTCCCGCCCCGCAGGTGGTCCGCGCGTGCGATGACCCGGGAGAGCCCCAGGTCCGTCAGCACCACCCGCCCCGTGTCCCGCTCGATGAGCACGTTCGCGGGCTTGACGTCACCGTGGATGCGCCCCGCCCGATGGATGGCGTCGAGGCCGCGCGCGATCCCGTCGAGGATCCGCAGGACCTCATCGTGGGGGAGGGCGCCCCGGCAGTCGAGGACGTCGGCGAGTGACTCGCCCCGAATCCGTTCCATGGCGACGAACGGTTTGTCGCCGTTGACGTCCACCCCGTAGATCCGGACGACCGAGTCATGCTCGATGGCGGCGAGGGCGCGGCCCTCCTCGAGGAGGGTCTTCCGGTCCCCTCTTCGCAGCACCTTTAGCGCCACCTGCCGATCCAGCATCGTGTCGGTCGCCGCATAGACGTGGCCCATTCCCCCGTGGCCAAGAAGCGATCCGACCCGGTATTGTGCCAACATCGTCCCGCTCTGGAGCCACCTCAACATGCGACCCGCACATCGCAACGGCCATGCCGAGGCTGCAAAGTTGGACTCGGGGGTGATCCGCCGTGGCAAGGCGACTCGGGTGAGGCAGATCCGCACACAGGCCGTCGCTTGTCGTGACATCGCGCGCCGGGCGTGTCCGCCGCGCGCCCGAATCTTTTTGAGTCGACGTCCAGTTGCCCGTCGACCAGATCGATTGCACTCTCAACGCGTGAGCTGCTCCGCTACGGTGAGCGCGGCGTTGGCGCTACTGGCATTCGGTTGCTACGCGTCGCACGAGGGTGGGGAAGAACGGGGATGCGGCGACGCGGGACGCGAGTCCGAGAGCTGCGAGCGCAGCCTCTCGAACCGTGTTCTGCCGCTGGGGGTGTGTCGTCTGGCTGACGGCTCGCTGCTCGCGTTCTCCGATGCCCACCATCCGCTGAGCTGCGATGGCGCGGGCGCCGGCACCTACGCCCTCCACGCGGCTCGGTGCGTCCCGGAGCGCCCGCGGCGACGGGAGGCCGCACTTTGCGACACCTCGGCGGCTGACGCTTCGGCGCTCGGGCTGGTCGAGTTCGTTCCTGGAGCTCGCCCGCCATGGATTCCCGCTTCCTACGACGGCCTCGGCAGCCGCTGTGCGATCGCTGATCGCCGCGTCGCCCCGAACGCGGAGCCGTGGCGTCCGTTCGTCGAGGCGGACACGATATGTAGCGACGCCTACGCCTGGTGCGGCAGTCCGTATGTCATCGAGCTGAGACAGCGCGGAGGCGACCCATGCGCGGGCGGACGCTTCACGCAGCGATGCGCCGCTTCGATCGTCGACGGAACAGTGGTGCTGCGCGCGGAGACCGCAGAGGCGGTAGCGACGTCATGCCTGTCGGCGGTCGGTGATCGCGTCGCTCGGTGCGTCGTTCCTCCGCTGCCGGCCGGGCGCCACGACGTGACCAACGACACCGGCGCGCTCCTCGGTGTGGTGGAGGTGCCAATGGAGCCCCCCGTTGGCGATGACCTCACCCCCACGTGCGCACGCATGCCTTGAGCCGCCGCGTGTTCATGCGCCTGCTTCCGGGTCTGGACGCCACGTCAGAACGGGGAAGGGCGGCCCTGGCCGGGCGAACAGAAACCCCTGCAGGTAGTCGCACTCGAGGGAGCGGAGGACCTTGCATTCCGCCGGCGTCTCCACCCCCTCGGCGACCACCTCTATTCCGAGCGAGTGCGCCAACTGCACTAGCGACAGTACAGTGCGCTGCTTGACCGGTCGTTGGTCGATGTCGCGCACGAGACTCATGTCCAGCTTGACGAGCTCCGGTTCGAGCGAGGCGAAGTAGCTAAGGGCCGAGTAGCCAGCACCGAGGTCATCGATCGCGATCTTGAAGCCAAGTCGGCGCAGTTCCGCGACGCGCTCGCCGACGTCGACGACGCCTTCGAGGCCCTCGCGCTCGGTTAGCTCGAGTACGACCCGCGAGGCGATGCGGCTCAGAGGAGCGTCTGCCGAAAACAGGTTCGGGTCAGCCAAGTCGGCGGCGCTCAGGTTGACAAACAGCATACCTTGCTCGAGTCGGAGCATGACATCCGTGGCGGCGCGGCTCCGCGTCATCCGGCCGAGCTGATGAAGCGTCCCCAACCGAGCGGCCATCTCGAGGAAGACGCCCGGGTGCGAGATGGTCTTCTCGTTCGTCCGCAAGAGCGCCTCGAAACCAAACGTCTCCAACGTGTCGGCGGCGACGAGGGGTTGGTAGGCCATCCAGAGCCCCTCCATTCCGGAGCGGAAGCGGCGTTCGACCTCAGCCGAAGCGCCGTCTTGCTCGGAGCGGTGCGTCTCAGCCGCCCTCCGGCGTACGTTCACGAGGCGGTATGTCGTGACCGCACGGCGTAGTGCCTCGTGGAGTCGCTCGACGTCAACGGGCTTGGTGAAGTAGCGGAACGCTCGCAACTCCACCGCTTCGCTCGCCGACTCGACGTCTGGCTGGCCAGTGACGACGATGACGGGCAGGTCTACGTCGCGTTCCCGGATCGCACGGATGAGTTCCAAGCCGTTGGCGCCGGGCATCGACAAATCCGTTACGACGGCTTCAATCTGCTCGCGTTCGATGACGGCGAGCGCCCCGGCGACCGACGCCGCCAACTGGATCTCATGGCCCTTCGCGCGCATGAAGCGTCCGAACGTGCGTAGGATGTCGGCGTCGTCATCGACGAACAGGACGTTGAAGGGAGTGGTCGTTTTGTCAGCCGAGATCTTTGTCATGTTCGTCCCGTCTCCACCACTGCCCCATGATATCAGGCGACCATATGGCTTTCCACTGTTCGTGGAGGAGCGGCGCGAGCCGGGATGAACGAGGTGTCATGGCCAGCGTTTCCCCGCAGACTCCAATACGGGACTCAGGTGAATCGCCGAACTGCGCTCGAACGGGGAGTCGGCATCGTCATCGCGAGGGTTCAGCGCAGCGGCGAGGCATGACGCCGCACGCGACGCGACCTCAGCCCGGGCGAGGTCGATCAGACGCGCTCCAAGCGCGCCACCGTCAACCCGCTTCGAGAAGCGGCTGGAGTCCAGCAGAGCCAACTCGACTGCGGCGGCTACCAGGCGCTGAGTGTCGTGTTCAGGCATCGGCGTGAGTACCAGAGTGAGAAGCGCCTCACGCTCCATGTGCAGGCCCCGGCGCCATGCCGCTTTGGCGCCCGGAAGCCGCGACTCCTTCTCGAAGCGGTGCGGAATCGGGAGGGTGAGCGACTCGTCGAGCGCCGAGACGAGGTCTGCGAAGGAGGTGTCTTCCATCGTCTCGGATCAACGACGCGTCCTGCGAGGACTGAAGCGGCTCCGCGAATCTAGCGGCCGGATCCTGGCTGCGACCGCACTTCCCCTGTACCTCTTCGTGAGCGCTGATGGGGCACGGCGCAGGACGGTTGCAGCCCAGCGTGTTTCAGGCACCATGAGGGTATGCAATATCGGTTGCAAAGGGACGTGCTCCCCGGCGTGATCGACCTGAACGCCGAGCGTTTGAGCCGAGGGATTCGCGCAATCGAGTCCGCGCGAGGATGGCTGCGCCAAGAGGTGGCGGCGATGCCCGCCGCCGTTTACGTGGGCATGTTGCCAGAGACATTCGCCGCGCACTACGTGTTCGCCCTCGGGCAACTCGACCGCGCGCTGGTTGCTGCGCTCGAGGACCTCGCAGTTTCGAACGACGGAGGCTTGGAGCGAGTGCGCGCTCTGCGTCGGCACGTAGACGAGGTGTTGGCGTATTGTGAGCGGCGCGCACGAGCGGCGGTGCAACTCGATGGGGGCGCGCGAGCCCGACGCTGGGCAATTCGCCGAGCCCGACTCGAGCTTGGGCCCATTCTGCGTCGCGCTCTTCGATAGCTTGGCTCCGGAAACTCTGGCCGGCCAATCACGGCTGAGGCGCCGCTTGAATCGGCCCGGGGCTCCCGGAGGCTCCATTAGTATTAGTTGAGAGGATGGAGCGATGGGACGACGGAACAGTTCTCGCCGGAAGTGACACTGGTCTCCGGCGAGGACGGCGTCGCGAACTCCGCGCGTGAAGGCCGTGCGAGCGCTGACGCCGTGGCGTGCTCAGATCGTCTTTGCGTAGGCGACCATCTGGTCAAGCACCGTGCCCCACCCATGATGGAAGCCCATCTCTTCGTGGCGCTCCCGTCCCGCTGGATCGCGGTGAATCGCGGTCGCTGTGTAGAGCGTCCCGGCCCCGCGCGCCTGCATGGAGACGACGGCGGTAAAGAACGGTTCGGGCGCGGGGCGGTAGCCAGGCAGGAGCGCGTCCGTCCAGACGAGGCGCTGCTCGGGGACGATCTCGAGGTAGCACCCGACGTTCGGCATCTCCTCGCCATCGGGCGAGCGCATCACGGTGCGGAAGATTCCCCCGGGGCGGAGGTCGATCTCACACTCGCTGATCGTCCAGGGCTTGGGCACGAACCACTGCTCAACGTGGCGCGGCGTGGTCCAAGCTTTCCAGACTAGCGAGGGCGGGACATCGATCTCGCGCTCGAGCACGAGGTCCAGGGCGGGGTCGATGGGGGGCAGGGTCATGTCTCTTCATCCCTCAGCGTGAGTAGGTAGTCGTCGAGCTGATCGAGCCGTCGCTCCCAGAGTGAGCGTTGCTCGGAGAGCCAGTTCACGGCGGTGGTCAGCCCCTCGGGTTCGAGCCGACACGTCCGCACCCGCCCCCGCTTCTCCGAGCGCACGAGCCCCGCCTGCTCGAGCAGCTTCAAGTGCCGCACGAACGAGGGGAGCTTCATGTCGAACGGAGCGGCGAGCTCGCTCACCGAGCGCGGCCCGTGCGCCAACCGTGCGACCACCTCGCGGCGGGTCGGGTCGGAGAGCGCGCGAAAGACGGCGTCGATGTTCGTGGCAGCGTGGGGCATGGCGACACTTTGGCAGATGCCGAAGCACTGAGACGGTAGGCCGCGGATACGGTTAGGTCAACAGCTAAGTGTTTGGTCAGGGTTGACGTTTCGTCTAGTGGGTCTCAGGTTGAGTGCGACCCCACCGACTTGACTTTTCGCCTGGTCTGCTCGGCACCGTTCGGAGTCCCCGGCTCATGAGCGTTCCCAACTCTCCCGCCTCGGTCCTTGCCCTTGTCCACCAACTCGCAGCTCAGAAGCGCATTCTCCTCCTGTGGCCGGAGGGCCGCCGGGCGGATCATGTGGACGTTCGGATGCGCCAGCGAGGGGCGACGGCGCGCGACGTTCAGCACGCGCTCGAGAATGCTTCGACGTGCGAGCCAGGAGACCCAGAGGAGGGGGAGCGTCCACGGTGGAAGGTCACCGGTCTGGACCTCGACGCGGATCCCCTCACTGTTCTCATCGAGCTCGACGGGACGTCGTTCGTCGTCGTGATCACGCTCTACTAGCGGAGGAGCCCTCACCCCAACACGTCACTCAGTCTCATGCGCGAGCAGGCTTCGCGCGAGGTCGCCCACAAGCGACTCAAGGGCCCACCACGCCCAGAAAGAAGAAGTCCTATATGGAACGCTGTTCCAAGTGTGGACACTCCGAGCTCGGGGGTGTCACCGAAGATCGTCAGGTCGAGGTCGCTGGCTACGTGTTCGATGTGCGCGTGGACGCCCACGCGTGTGAGCAATGTGGCGCGCGGTACGTCTCGCTCCCGGAGCTCGAGCGCGCCGATCTTCTCGCCGCCGCATGGCTCGCCGAGCATGGAGTGCGCGAGCGCGAGGCGTTTCGCTTCATGCGCAAGGCGCTCGGGATGCGCGCGGTGGATCTGTCCGAGCTGCTTGATGTCGCACCGGAGACCGTCTCGCGATGGGAGCGAGGTGCGCTCCCCGTGGAGCCCCGCGCCTGCGCGCTGTTGGGGACGCTCGTCTGTGAGCGCGTGGAGGGCCACGAGAGAACGCTCCAACGGCTCCGCGCGCTTCGTGAACCGCCCGAGGTTCCGGCCGGGGCGGTCAGGCTTCCATCCGAGGCGGCCTGAACGAACGTGTCAACGCGTTTGAGACGCGGGAATGCCAAATCAATCTATGAGGCGATCGCGCGGCGCGGTCCGGGAGAATCCCCACTTTGGAGGTTTGCTGTGGGGATAGCTAGGGCGATGGGCAAGGCCGATGGAGGGTGGGTGGTTCATGGAGGTAGCGCGCGGGGACGAGGAGACCGGCGGCTTTTCTTTGCGGGAGACGCAGCCCGAGCTGTCCGTTTCCCATCTGCACGGCCCCGCCACGATCCGGGCGGTCTTCGCGCCCATGCTCGCCGAGCACGAGCAGCTGCGCTTGCTGCTGCGTTGCTTGGTGATCGCGCAGAGCGCGTCGGCTCGGGCGACGATCGTCCAGAC
Proteins encoded in this region:
- a CDS encoding GNAT family N-acetyltransferase, which translates into the protein MLDARPHHADDDDRWDAFVERCPKGTLLHTRRFLGYHGARFEDCSVWVERDGKPVAIFPAARLDDRVVSHPGSTFGGPLVLKIGAAEEAFAVLSAIGEFYRGAGARRLELKLSPAHLCEQPDEPELSALFRLGATVERMDLWSVLSLDRDRKRKDRASANRAERLGVTVAVEDTPDAYAEMHALLSDTLRRRYGARPVHDLEQLLDLRCRLGGAQSLWIARAPSGAAVAACWLLRHREGVFHTQYLAASEEGRELRALDLVIERAIVYAQGEGARRFSFGASTEEGGRTLNAPLHGFKSKWGGGAVVQHHCAWTLPAV
- a CDS encoding PAS domain-containing protein, with product MTDSPQPGAELPGALFDAMPQLGWAAGPDGRVERCNARWCAYVGATGEETAGPDWTSIVRSTERPRVTECWRRCLATGEPLDMEVELRRCDGEMRWFLTRVEPMRASGGEVVRWIGTHTDVHDSTLARAALRRAHEAEKRRHERLRRLFEQAPLPIALHEGPEHRYVLANPCARELVGGRDLEGKPLLEAHPELVGQPIVGVLDEVLRTGRGIEQAEAHPVWLQSPEGEPEERWFRASWAPVRAPSGEVEGVLAVGVDLTEQMRLRRELVASEARAVSANQAKDEFLAMLGHELRNPLAPIRTALELMDLHLGEHELRQERDVVERQVGHLVRMVDDLLDVARIARGKLVLKREPLDLARVVGEAVETASPLFESKGHRLTVDVPSGVFVVDGDPDRLSQVMANLLINAAKYTRPGGEVHVSAETKGGAAEVCVRDDGRGLPPELLARLFYPFEQSPQSIARSNGGLGLGLAIALNIVEQHGGTLVAESDGEGQGSTFTVRLPLIDASTLREHERALRAQRRSAQEMATVRRIGRILLVDDNEDAAQLLAARLTKRGYEVTVAYDGARAMEVVAGFQPDVCVLDIGLPVMDGYELAHRLRAELDPTPRFIALTGYGQRADKERAREAGFDRHFTKPVGFQDLVDAIDEEG
- a CDS encoding protein kinase, which translates into the protein MSRQATACVRICLTRVALPRRITPESNFAASAWPLRCAGRMLRWLQSGTMLAQYRVGSLLGHGGMGHVYAATDTMLDRQVALKVLRRGDRKTLLEEGRALAAIEHDSVVRIYGVDVNGDKPFVAMERIRGESLADVLDCRGALPHDEVLRILDGIARGLDAIHRAGRIHGDVKPANVLIERDTGRVVLTDLGLSRVIARADHLRGGTPEYLAPERARGAPMKAELLPREDVYALAVMAFEMLTGALPFDAPDSQEVLRLQAVARPPRPSRAHSSVTWRIDRAVLHGLEKSPEDRPASASAFVDGLRRAVRDANRPADLLVADDDVGLLELLSVQLTKRLRCSVRTAACGDAAFEAAALRAPDAVIVDLEMPGMNGLEVVAALRQRPGLEGVPFVVVSGRASANDWSLLRRLGAVRFFRKPLDIEGLSAFLRGALHL
- a CDS encoding EAL domain-containing protein, whose translation is MTKISADKTTTPFNVLFVDDDADILRTFGRFMRAKGHEIQLAASVAGALAVIEREQIEAVVTDLSMPGANGLELIRAIRERDVDLPVIVVTGQPDVESASEAVELRAFRYFTKPVDVERLHEALRRAVTTYRLVNVRRRAAETHRSEQDGASAEVERRFRSGMEGLWMAYQPLVAADTLETFGFEALLRTNEKTISHPGVFLEMAARLGTLHQLGRMTRSRAATDVMLRLEQGMLFVNLSAADLADPNLFSADAPLSRIASRVVLELTEREGLEGVVDVGERVAELRRLGFKIAIDDLGAGYSALSYFASLEPELVKLDMSLVRDIDQRPVKQRTVLSLVQLAHSLGIEVVAEGVETPAECKVLRSLECDYLQGFLFARPGPPFPVLTWRPDPEAGA
- a CDS encoding SRPBCC family protein; translated protein: MTLPPIDPALDLVLEREIDVPPSLVWKAWTTPRHVEQWFVPKPWTISECEIDLRPGGIFRTVMRSPDGEEMPNVGCYLEIVPEQRLVWTDALLPGYRPAPEPFFTAVVSMQARGAGTLYTATAIHRDPAGRERHEEMGFHHGWGTVLDQMVAYAKTI
- a CDS encoding metalloregulator ArsR/SmtB family transcription factor, encoding MPHAATNIDAVFRALSDPTRREVVARLAHGPRSVSELAAPFDMKLPSFVRHLKLLEQAGLVRSEKRGRVRTCRLEPEGLTTAVNWLSEQRSLWERRLDQLDDYLLTLRDEET
- a CDS encoding DUF4258 domain-containing protein, with translation MSVPNSPASVLALVHQLAAQKRILLLWPEGRRADHVDVRMRQRGATARDVQHALENASTCEPGDPEEGERPRWKVTGLDLDADPLTVLIELDGTSFVVVITLY
- a CDS encoding helix-turn-helix domain-containing protein, translating into MERCSKCGHSELGGVTEDRQVEVAGYVFDVRVDAHACEQCGARYVSLPELERADLLAAAWLAEHGVREREAFRFMRKALGMRAVDLSELLDVAPETVSRWERGALPVEPRACALLGTLVCERVEGHERTLQRLRALREPPEVPAGAVRLPSEAA